The genomic region CTAAACCAGGGACCCTACAAGAGTTTTTTCCAATGGCAAGTTCAGTGATAGTATGTGAGACTATGAGACAAAAGGTAGTCCTAGTTGCTGTGAATTCTTTTATCAGACAAGCTCGGCTGTCAAAactggctttttgttgttgttgttgttaaaatcTTCTTCATAAACTTCTATGTAAAACTTGGAGAAATCCACACTCTGAGGTCCCCGAAAATGCAGAATGAtgctcaaaaaattaattgtgtagCTAAACCTACAAATAATGACATTGAAAAAACAGCTTGGCTGGTAAACcattttcatttcattcacaAGATAATGGAGAGATGATTTGATACATTTCACTTATAAGTATAGAAACAATTTTTGGGGGTTTAAAAtgctaaaacagaaaatatttcacAGAATTTTACAATTGACTGAACTGCAAATCTTAAAAGGGTTTGCCTGGATTTATCTGAAAATAATATCCAACAGCTTTTATAAAAGTTCTTTATATTGCTTCCTCCCGCTTCACCTATATACATATAAATACACAGAGTCCTGTGCTGTATTTAGAATTATGTATTACTGTAATGAATCTTCCCTACTATCTGCCCCAAATTGTGCAATTCTTGGATATAAATAGGGTATTTTTACTGAAGCTGTATAAAAATCTTCAAAGAGTGTATGATGTACATTTATCCTAAAACATTATGTTAGCAACTTCCTGTAGACACTGTAGACACCGTTACTCAGATTACTGGAGCAGGTATCCCTTCTACTGGTCCTAGCCATTAACTGACCACTGCTGCCACTACTGGTAGGTTCAGGACTCTTTTTACAGCACAAGAGATTGCCAACCTGTCTCTGACACTCAGACGAAGCATAGTAATAAATCAAAGGATCAATGCAGCAGCTTACACTGCTGATACAAGCACATAGGAGATAGGCAAAATAGATGTATTCTAACTGGTGGTTGTAAGGAAAAGATATGTAATGAATTAATAAAAGGACATTTGTTGGtccaaaacaaataataaaaatagagaaAACAGCTGCAGACAAGAGTAAAGCACGTGTCTTCTTACTTTGTTTTGCAACAATATTAGAAGAGATAAGACATCGGATGATACACACATAACAGACCGCAGAAATTATTAATGgcacaaaaaagaaaatggaagagaAAATGGAGAAGAAATTACGGTAATATATCTTAAGTTCCGATTCTTTTAGCACATCATGGCAGGTTGTAATGTTTAACTCAGATATTTTCATAGTTTGCTCTGTGATGAGAATGGGTATAACACCAACTATGGCTATAAGCCATATGGTAAAGCAGATCAAAGAGGCACGCATTAATGTACGCCATGAGAGAGATTGCATAGGATACACCACGGCTAAGAAACGATCAATGCTTATAACAGTCATCAGCAGTATTGAACAGTACATATTACAGTAGAAGGCAGCGGTGATGAGCCGACACATTTCAGGTCCAAACACCCAGTTGTTTCCAGAAAAATGGTATGCGATCTTAAAAGGAAGAACACTTACAAACAATACATCCGCAGAGGCCAGATTCAGCATGTATACT from Chrysemys picta bellii isolate R12L10 chromosome 6, ASM1138683v2, whole genome shotgun sequence harbors:
- the F2R gene encoding proteinase-activated receptor 1 isoform X1 codes for the protein MGRQLLLLLLGGLALLGPLLAFSAPANDTTSWNGTYRIRTFASYQKDDAYEHIPLQDIDSDTESDSEVGSGLSSLTKANQTKAQTKFISHDAKRYLTSQWLTRFVPSIYTLVVMLSLPLNITAILVFLIKMKIKKPAIVYMLNLASADVLFVSVLPFKIAYHFSGNNWVFGPEMCRLITAAFYCNMYCSILLMTVISIDRFLAVVYPMQSLSWRTLMRASLICFTIWLIAIVGVIPILITEQTMKISELNITTCHDVLKESELKIYYRNFFSIFSSIFFFVPLIISAVCYVCIIRCLISSNIVAKQSKKTRALLLSAAVFSIFIICFGPTNVLLLIHYISFPYNHQLEYIYFAYLLCACISSVSCCIDPLIYYYASSECQRQVGNLLCCKKSPEPTSSGSSGQLMARTSRRDTCSSNLSNGVYSVYRKLLT
- the F2R gene encoding proteinase-activated receptor 1 isoform X2, with translation MSLQDFITHLPAHTYTGRLTDTTSWNGTYRIRTFASYQKDDAYEHIPLQDIDSDTESDSEVGSGLSSLTKANQTKAQTKFISHDAKRYLTSQWLTRFVPSIYTLVVMLSLPLNITAILVFLIKMKIKKPAIVYMLNLASADVLFVSVLPFKIAYHFSGNNWVFGPEMCRLITAAFYCNMYCSILLMTVISIDRFLAVVYPMQSLSWRTLMRASLICFTIWLIAIVGVIPILITEQTMKISELNITTCHDVLKESELKIYYRNFFSIFSSIFFFVPLIISAVCYVCIIRCLISSNIVAKQSKKTRALLLSAAVFSIFIICFGPTNVLLLIHYISFPYNHQLEYIYFAYLLCACISSVSCCIDPLIYYYASSECQRQVGNLLCCKKSPEPTSSGSSGQLMARTSRRDTCSSNLSNGVYSVYRKLLT